The sequence below is a genomic window from Echeneis naucrates chromosome 13, fEcheNa1.1, whole genome shotgun sequence.
AGAGACGGAAAGAGGGCTGTCAAGGAAACACATTATTGAAGGTAAGGCAAGCGAACATAGTGACATCTACACACAACGTGAAAAAAAGACTTTAgactttttgcttttcattgtgTCAGTTAAGTAACTTTCTTTCATCTCAACCCCTTTATGTTTCCCAGGACTGAAAGGCTCCCTACAAAGGATGCAATTGGAGTATGTGGACGTAGTTTTTGCCAACCGGCCTGACAGTAACACTCCCATGGAGGGTGAGTCAGCAGTGACTGTTAAATCAGTTGTTGTTAATGATACAGAGCAATGctattgtgctttttttgtgtgtgttgaagtaGAGCAATGCGTTTCCTTATTTCTCACAGTGCTCTCTCTGAGTGAAGCatatttctgcatgtttgtCACTGATAGATTGATTGGATTGATTTGTTGTCCGGAGTGTTCGGAGACATCAGCGAGGAGTAGTTGAGGTGAAATTCACTGACTAGCATCTAACCATGTTCCCGAGAGATAACATGATAATAAATTCGCAGAACATTGTAACCTGAAACTGATATTTCAGAACATTTAGTGATGAGCTGTCAGGTCGTCTGGTTACTTAGTAACAGAGTAAAGGGAGGTTATTAATaatcagttgttttgtttgttttattgtattattttttcattagtCATTATCAATTAACAGTTTTCTCTGTTTAGCCAATTAGTTAGCTTTCCCCTTTAATGAATGAGTCAGCATTAATAATATGGGTTCAGCATGGCGGCATATTGGTTCGGGCCATTGgtcgtgggtttgattcccggcctggggcctttctgtgcggagtttgcatgttctcatgcctgcatgggtttcctcccaccgtccaaagacatcatgttcgggttaactggtgactgtaaattgtccgtaggtctgagtgtcagtgtagtggttgttggtctctgtctgtctctgtgtgttggccctgtgatgggttAGGTTTAGGTAccctctccagggtgtaccctgccctcgcccaacCTGAGCTGGAATcggctccagcatccccacaacctggaaacggataagcggttgaagctgaatgaatgattaatatGGGTTCAGGACAGTTAGAACAATGTCTCTTattttgctgtgtgttgttaCTCTTCTTCAGTTAAGCTTTTTAAGTTTAACAAAGTTAACTCTTAGGTTTTGCTTTTGATTAATGTGACTGATATCGTCAGCGGCTCTTAATTCtaactttattatttatattaccAAGCATTATTTAAGAGTAACCACACAAACCAAGCTCTGTCATAAGATGGTATAGTCTTTTTCTGCAATATAAGATATAGTCATCTTATATTGCAGAAAAATAAACGCCTGGATTCAACTCTTCTCGTCTCTCACCCCAGAGATTTCTCGGCTTACTTTTTTGCTACAGATGTTCCTTTCCTCATTAATTCCTTGAGTTATTAGATTTGTTGCCCCCCCCAAACTTGTTTTGcactctttgtgtctctctctttctttctcattatAATGCCAAGAAATTGAGGCAAGCTGCTTTTAAATGTGGGTGCAGCTTGTTGCCAGAAACACAGCAGGCTGGGTGGCAGGAGGGCAGGACGAGGGATGGAGAAGTGGAGTAacaacagacagaggagagactGAATAGCTTACTTGTCTTAatactgttttatttcctttggcAGGATGGTATTTAGTAAGACATCTGTGTTTCGAGTTGTTAATTATCACTTACCAAACGGAAGGGATATTTGAAAACCTACATTCACAAGTCTCTTGATTATACGTGCCTGAGCTTTTCTACATTCTGACTCTgctacattcattttttttttcttctttttcttcctcttctcattTCCTTGAACCCAACCTTCCATCATGCAGTGTAAAATATAGGCGTCCTTCCACAGTGAACGATTGCAGTATAATTGGAGTGAGCACAGGGTGATGATGGATAACTCTAATGACAGTCCTAATCTGAGTTTTGGCCCTGACTCCAGTTGGCTCCCGCAGTCAGAAGTGTTGAAGTTAATTGCATCATTAAAAATGCAGTAACTTGAATGTGATCAGAGGGGCTTTATCATTAGAGCTTGTTAATTTGTCCATGGGAGTTTTTTGGGACAGGCAAAGAGGTGTCAGCAGGTAAGGGAGAACTCGGGAGGCCTCCGCAGCATTTCAACAATTTATTGTGAAGCTGGGTTTTTCTACAGTGTTGTGTCTGGTACTCTTTGTTGACATTTGATATTTTGCGGATGGTTTAACAAAATTGTGGATACATTTGGGAAAACATCCAAAAGGTCTCTTACATGTCCACTCTCAAAATTTAAGAACTTTACAGAGCTACTTAAACTTTTGAACTCTGCTGAATAAATAACAGGTTTGAGATAAATCTTGAATCTTTTGTCTCTTACTTTAGTAAAAGACTCAGCTGAGTTGTCGAAGGAATCTTGACAGGTCTCaggttgatgtttttgtttaattggTGAACAAAGCTGAATGGGGTTGTAGCACAATTTCAAGATAAATAATTCCGCTTCTTTCCACAAGCATCAACAGTTTTCAGTGTTGCTCAAACTGACTAATGTGATGTGGACTTGTGTTGATATGTTTCCAGAGATCGTTCGGGCCATGACCTATGTGATCAACCAAGGCATGGCAATGTACTGGGGGACCTCTCGGTGGACGGCCATGGAAATCATGGTAAGGAAGTGCTCTGTCGAAGTTAGGACCACTATGAAAAGTAAagcattaaaatattcaaagatGAGAAATCATTTTCAGCTGATTAATAAAAGTAAGAGTTGAACCGTAcaagagagaagggaggggaaCCCAGGATGCTGTGGTAACGTGGGATACGCGCTAACCACTTAACCACTCAACCACCCGTGCTGCCAGGGCTGAAATTAATTCAAGGTTTCTGGGGAAACTTTCATGCTGTTTTAGCACATTGCATTTCATATTCCACTGACTAAAATGACAGGAGCTAGCTTCTTTGCTTTGTAGGAGACAGCAGGAAAACCTTTGATTTGTCTATTATGGACTGAGTCTTGGAATAAACTGTCAAAAAACCGCTAATTAGGAAAAGTAGGCCTGATGTCTATACATATACAACACTTTTAGCTGTTTATTTGGTGTTGGTCTTGGTTACAGTTCTTCTCTTACagtagtgagagagagaaatatagAAGAAATGGgagagaaatggggaaaaaaaagtgttaaagaAGTGTTCCAACTAAGGCATGGTGGCTTTCTGTCAAAAGCTAGTTACCTCATTCAATCCTTGCATCATTAATGAATGTATAGAGGAAGCATGAAGCCACAGCAAAAACCAACACATACAATAAGTGACATTCAAGGACCTAACACCCATTCCTTAACTCCCTCATCTGTCTGCTTGCTTCATCACCCCAGCTTCTGAGCAGAGCACGATGTCATGACATCTTCTCTTTGTGATGATGTGAGCGGATATATTTGTAGAACACAAACCCAGATGAAAGCCTTGTAATTTAGATAGATAATGAAGGGGAGCAGGGATGTAAACACAGCCTTTCGGTGTACATGATCAGGCAGCAGTACAGTTTTCACACACACGCTGTACAGACTAAAGGCACAGGTCACGGGCTGCATAACTTGCAAAGGAAACTGGTCATTTGTAAGTAAAGCCATGGCAGCTTCATTATGCTCACATTATTATAGATTATAGATAGACTGTGCCTCCCACTACTCATCTCTTCCGCTTGCTTCCTGACATGTTCCACGGTGGGATATCTGTGTGTCTCCTCTTGTATGTGACCTTAGAGGACACATGGAAATTCAGATAACAGAGTATATCAGGAAATGCAATGCTCTGCAAAACTCTCCTGAGAGAGTTGTGATATATCATATTGATTTGGTAATTTTCTGTGATATatgtatttgaatttttttgacTCATTCCTGTGGGAAACAGAAGGGAAACCTTCTCTTGTGCCCACATTATCCTTCCTACCTTCACCAGTGAGCAAATGCCATTATTTTCCAGGAAGCACCTACTGTTTGAAGAGCTACCACAGAGATTTTGTGAGAACTCTGGAAAAAGTGCACCTAAAGGACTCTCAGATTGCGAACATGATTCCCTGCTTTGGTCAAATCAAGATTTAATTTTGCATCAGTTCTTGGCATTGTGTCCAGAGCACAAAGGCATGGCTCATCACCTACCTAAAACCAACACTAAAGCATGATGGTGGTGACAGCATTTGGGTGTTTTTTAGTAGCACTGACATGGAAACAGATTGGACTTTAAGGAAAGCTTCATTTTCCAACAGGACAAAGACCATAAGCACAAAACGCCGATGCTGCAGGACTGTCAGTAGTTCTGACGATAGTTAAAATTTGAGCATGATTTGTCCCGTGATTCCCGAGAAAACTACTCAAAAGCACTAACATCATTCATGTTTCAGGTTCAAAGATGGAAAACAAGAATCGGGTTATAATGTTACAGTGAGATCCAATTTCActacctttttcttttgccctttttatttaatctaGGAGGCGTACTCTGTGGCGAGACAGTTTAATTTGATCCCTCCAATCTGTGAGCAGGCAGAGTATCATCTCTTCCAGAGGGAGAAAGTAGAAGTGCAGCTGCCTGAACTTTATCACAAAATAGGtattatgtgtgtctgtctgtgtgtgtgtgtgtgtgtctgtcttttcctCACACCTTTCTTACACATTTTTTCACACCTCCTCCTTTGACCTAACTGTGGTCCGTTCAATCTCCATGGTGACAGGAGTTGGGGCGATGACATGGTCACCGCTGGCGTGTGGTAttatcacaggaaaatatgaaaatggcaTTCCTGAGTCCTCCAGGGCCTCAATGAAGGTAGGCAAGTTTGCTTGATTTAATTGTTGAATCAATTTCAATTTGTGCAGTCATTGTTGACAAACGAGTCCAGGGGCTGGGACCAGACCCTGAAGTTGCCAACACAGATTCTTCGTGCACCATGAATAAAAGTTGCACTGACTTCTGTGTGACTTTAAAGGTATACCTGGCAGCAACTCATCACCTAATTCAGAAACAtgtttaaattacaaaaaaccACACAATGAGGTTTTATGTAACAGATTTAATCTAAAATCCAACTTTCAATGTTCCTTTGATCCATCACAACCAGTTTTCCTGTGTACTTGATATTTTGTCTTCAAATAAATTACCAAATGAAGTAAGAGCCGCAGAGCCCTAGctaattttctgtttgtgcagtTGGTAATTTGACATAATGTAACATGTCTGGAGTGCTCACGGTTTATCAGCACTTGCAGCCTCAACCTCCTGGCTTCTCCTCTTTTCAGTTCCCTTCCTGCCATGTCCATGGCCCCTAATTATACATGAATGCGCTTTGTCCTATTTTCGCAGTTTCTCTCACATCTGTCTCTGATTCCCTCTCCAGTCATATCAGTGGCTAAAGGAGAAAATAGTGagcgaggatggaaggaagCAGCAGGCCAAGCTGAAAGAGCTGAACCACATCGCAGAAAAGCTGGGCTGCACTCTGCCTCAACTGGCTGTGGGTAAGACGTCTCTGCTCACCGCATTTTCTTATGATAAATATTGTGGAAGTAGCCTTGAGGTGGGCTTTTGATACCATAATTGCTTTCAGACAGGAGCACTTTTTAAAAGCATGACCAAATTCACATCATCATCTAAATAATGTTCGTGTATGTGCCTATAATTTGTCTCCTGGATTTTATGTCTCCTCTACCTTTGAGCTGACACACAACAATACTTTTCATATCTGTTTGTGCTTCCAACTGAATTACCATGCactgataaaataatttaactCCTTGGAAGAAGGATATACATATATGTGCATTGAGAAGAAACCGGTGAGAATTGGCTCATGGTGATGTAATGGTACCATGTGTGGTAAATTAATTCACAAATAAAAGCCTTGGATTTGTCCTTCCAAATGTACTTTTTGATAAATTGTTATGCGCAATCAGAAAGAGCAAGTAGAGGACAAAGCTAGAGGCTCAGTATTGTTCTTAGCCTAAGCCTACAGCAACAGTGTGCCATCAAGTGGGCACTGTGTTTATATCATGCTCTGTTCCTTTCCAGCGTGGTGCCTAAGAAATGAAGGAGTGAGCTCAGTCCTTCTGGGAACATCCAACCCTGAACAACTCACCGAGAACCTCGGGGCAATACAGGTGGGAACATGCAGAGATGCATAtcacacttttctgtttttacctGTGCTTCCTCAACTCCATCCTCCGCTATTCTCCAGTTGTATTGATTGCTGGATCAAAAACCAGCCCCGTCTATATCTGAATCTTAATATCTgttcttgtcttttttccttAAATCCCCTTGTGGGTCTGACTTCTTTCTTTACCTCCAGGGATATTGAGTTTTGCTCTCTCTTTTGACCAGGTCCTCCCCAAGATGACCTCTCATGTGGTGTCTGAAATCGATCACATCCTGGGCAACAGACCGTACAGTAAGAAGGACTACCGCTCTTAGACCAGACTGGCAGACCAACGAGAGGTCAGCTGTACCTACTTATTTAACCATACTGCTACAATGGAACCACCATGCAATGTTAAAAGTCCTTGGTTCTCTCCTTGGACCCCAACTCAGCTCCAGCCCATCTCAGCCTGGAACAGACAGCTTTGCTAAACCCAGcattgtgtctctgtttgaGACTTGTCCTGCTCAGATCAGCTCCCCAGGTTCATCTCAGGTGCAGCCCAGCTCAGCCAAGAAACGCTTATCAAATTCAGCTTTTTGCATCCTCAACTGCAACTTAATCCATTCAAGTAAATCAAAACTTTGTGCCACCTTCGCAACGTGTTCTCTTGTTCAGCACTGGCCTATTCAGATATTACTATGCAGAGCTTAGTCAAGCCAACATTTTAAGATCCAGTGCCATGCCAACATCACTCACAGCACTCAAACCTCAGTACTACCCCATCCAGGAGCTTCATTTCTAAATGTGATGAGATCAGTATTTTATCTAAACGTAGAGTATGAGGTATCCAGCTACAGCTCCTCATTTTTAGAGTTATCCAACTTAACACTTCACTTACAGTTGAGGGATGAACACAGGAAAAGCTATAGGAATAGTaaagtgccttgctcaagggcatcTCAATAGCAGTTGGTAAGTGAGACAGCTCCATTACTTATTAAGTTTCCCACACTGACATCGTCCCAGCTGAGTTGATGACTCAGGCCCATCGAGTCTCGAGCCTTCCTCTCTTTTGCCCAGAATACTACCTACAAGTTATTTAATTTGAACAGGAAATTCACATtgaacatattttatttgtgagaATAAACTGTTCCATGGACAGATGCATCAAAGCAGCTCTGTAGACTTGTAATGTAGAGGTACCTCAGGAAAGGGGACATGAAGAAGCTTCAGTTGCATGAATGCCCCCAGTGACTCTGTCAGtcagtgcttttatttaattgctatgcagtgcagaaaacaaaattattatcATGGGATGAAATATTTTGAGATGTAACCTGCTCATTAAAAAAGAGCTTTATGAATGAGGTCTCAACAAACTAGTTCCCTGTTAGCTTGAATTAGCTGCTTTtaaacaaatatcaaatgtaTACAGTCCTGTATTGAGTTTAGTACAGAGTTGTAGTCAGTAGACACTATAGGCTGCAAATCCTGAGCATATTAACCAACAGATGCATGTTTCTCCTGTTATCGTTTGCTTCTCTTCTGTAAAAAGCACATAAACAACTTCACCTAAACGGCAAAAAGAAGTTCGACTGAGTAAACTTCACGCTTGTTTACTGTCCGTGAGCCCTTGTGAAGCAGAGGATGGTGGAACAAAAGTCAGTGGGATGAAGCATGTCGCGCTCATGTGGTCTTTAGCAGGAAATGCTCCTCTGCCCCTTTATCATGGACAGGGGAACTAACACTTTTCAGAAAACAGAGCTGACTAATTCTCTCTGAGCGTTTGCGGTCTTTAAAGACTCTTCCTCATTATTGTCTGTGAAATGAAACTGCATCGTTGATTGCCTCAGTGAACTTCACAGATATGAACCTAGCATATTATCAGTCTATATAATAAACGGATGACTACAGTAACCTCCTGGAGGTCACAGTTATAACTGTGAAAACAGCTTGTTATTGGTGCAATGTGACATATAGGAAAAGGAACTTGGGATGTGGAAAAGACTAAAGTATTTATTCTAGAGTAGTTGATATGAAATTTATTTTGAgatattgtttttgtctgaggatgttaaatgtacataaaatgttAATGCACCCTTGTAACATAAGTAAAACCTTGAACAAGTCTCTCTTGCATATGAGGACGTCACTGTACTGTATTGCTAATATATAAATAAGATGTaaatagaaaatgttattttgttgcttttctgcAGTGTTTGAATCTAATTTTCATCTCATCCATCTCTGACTGTCTTGTGAAGCATTTTTCACCAGTTTATTTGTCACAAATAAGGgtccatttattttcattttccatagTGAGGTCAGATTATTAGATCTGCATTAAAAACAGCATTATTCAAGGAATAAGCTTCTACTATTATGATAAACAAATAATGAGATTAAGCGTTGTGTACTGACTTGACCTTGAAGCACTACCTCTGACCAGGTTGCTCAGCTATCACACTTCATGGTTGTTTCCTTCGTGAATTGTTGCTCTTGCtctttttaatttggaaaacaaGCCATCACAGAGATCAACAGAAATGTTGGCCTGGCTCCAGCTGAATCACCGTATTGTCCTCGGTGCACAGTTGTTGACTTGTAGGACAAAACACCCTacagattttaatcaaatttcaaTATGTTACAAATTTCTGGTTTTTGCCAAAAACACGGTTACACAAACTCTGGCCTTGGATAATGAATAATCTTCCAGTGACAATAATTAATGTGGATGGCCTTACCAACACTGATCACCATGGTAATACAAATGTCTGACcatataacaaataaaacatccagAACATACATTTTTTGCCTTAAAAAATTTATTATTGACATTCTTTCAACTCTACTAACTGCTATCAACATAAGAACGATATTTTCTACACACCAACAAAATGATTGGCCAGTCCAATTATTAATATTTACCTTTCAGGTATCTGTTAAATGTGTAGTATCACATTTATTGGGggtgtttcagtttttttgtggaAGTCAACAAGTTGCCCATCGTTATTATTCAGTGACCGTGTTGGACCACggcctgtcagtgtgtgtggacGCTTCTCCAACTGACCGAGTGCCTTGAGTCCTCCTACAGGAAAAATTTCAGGGATGTCTTTCACTATGTGTTGTTTCATGGTGTTCGGATACTGTCCGACAAAAATCTGAAAGTAGAGCAATATTCTTATCGTCTCTTATGTAGTTAGATtgataatgtgtgttttgtgttacttCATTTGGAGATTCTCAGCACAGTTTTTGTTGAGGATCATTTTTGAGAAATTGACCTCCTGGTTTCCTCAGTCCCGCCCTACAGCTCCACTCTATTGTGGACTTTGTTTTGGTTGTGCTCCCAAAATGATCTTAGAGGAACAGCATCTTCTCTTTCAAActacatcagtttgttttcaggaaagGGCAGAATCTTTACCAAATTCAGCTTCCACCAAACAAACTCTGGACTCACTAGAGAAACACATAAGTCTGTCGGTGTTGACTGCGAGAGAAAGGACACTGGGGTGGGTGCTGTCAGCATGTTTCACACCCCAGGGGAGCAGATGGAAGGCACAATCTGAACAAATGTAGAAGTAATAGCTTATTACTTAATAACTTATAAGTCCTACAATATGTCTCATACGCTTTGTCCCATGTGTCATATTTCCTATTCGTAATGAAATCCCCCCTAAAGTCGACTCTGAAGATGTAAACTATGTCATCTATTCTGCAGATCAACATTGTCTccaacatgtacatttttggatgattttaaattttttttttgttgaaaggTGACATGCAAACCATCAGTGTAATAATTCCTGTATATAGTCTATTACAGTgtgattataaataaatgtattgcCAACAGAAACATCAGCCTCTACTAGTTCAGTTAAACCTGCTAGGCTTTAACAACACCATTAAACATgctattaaaaacacagagcacaagTTTAACTGCTTgctttatttgttaaaaaacagacaacacacCTGGAGAAAAAACTCCCCAGACATTTGATCATGAATTTCATGAATTTGAAATGTGATATCCCAGTCCCCTTTCCTCAAACCCAATTCCTTGCATAAGTGAAAAAACAATATCCTGTATATCTTTATTAAACCCACCCCATCCCAGTGGGccttcctttccctccctcctttacTTGGAGCCAGTCGACAACAGAGCAATGAGTCCTGAGGAGGCACTGATGGAGAGAATGTAATTGCTGGAAAAAGGTGAGTTAAGGTAAAAACAGATGACAAATTGATACAAAAAGTTTGAGTCTATTGTCTCAGCAAAACGGGTTGTAACTGCAATTTAAAGAGAGTCACCATGTACGAGTCTGACGTtagaaacacaaagatcatACACAGTGAGACCTAGCCATCAGAATTAAAACAATGATACAACTCTTCTCCAGAACATCTTGCTACAGCCATTTTTGACTGTGTTGCCTCCaactgagacactgaagaagacTCTTTAATCAATCTTACGTGTTTTCTGAGCTGACTGACACATGACTGAAAGGATACACAGTGGGGTTGAAGTTCTTAAGCAGGAAGAAGGAGGCGATGATGACGAGAACGAGGAAGAGAGTGTTGTTGTAGAAGATGGAGAAAGTAGTGGCCTCGTAGTCTGCAACTTCATTCTTCTTCCACAGGATCCTGAACCGACAAGAGAGGAGACCACTTCAGCCCCTTTCATTGTAATTCAGAGTGTTTCAGGACAGTGGTCcacacaaaagcatggtatttTGTCTCATTACTGTCAAAGCAATGTCATTTGGTTCACACTgtccaacacaacacacaagagGACCTAAGTAGGAGTTGAAACAGCTAACCTCTGCAGTGTCTGTTGTTATGCTATACCAACCGGTTATTTACATCAGATTAACCATTAGCCACTAGGATCTATGTGCAACTAATCCGCAGCTGTGTGACTCTGAAGCCCGGCATCAGTGTCACATTTGAGCTTTATACACAAAACACTACAACTCAAAATACACAACCCAATTAGTTTATCAGTGTTAAATTTAGAAGTTCCAGCTATGACTTCTTCAGATCATGCCAGTCACCTCTCATCTTTCTCCTTGCGGGACATCTTGCGATTGTCGGCCTCAGACAGCTTCCTGGTTACCTCCTTGGAAACAGCATCTTCACGTTTCTGGGCAACTCTGGTGTGTGAGGAGAAAATGGGTTGGGCCTGTGAGATTTTTCTTGCATATGGAAGCGAAGCTGTAACTTGTCAATTTGCCATCAACTAATATGAGAACGGTGTGAATGGTGCTGTGCAAACAAAGCGATCTCTTTATCCTTGTTGCCCAAAAGATTCAAATGTTCTCATTTTAAACGAATCACCCAGAGCGGGATTAATAaagtgattgattgattgcaTTTTTCAGTTCATAGTGGTCAGTCTAACAGCACAGAAGTAATCCAATCAGCAGaattttgtgctgctgtttgttatAATGCATATATTATCCTGAAAACAGTCCTGCCGTGTCTTCTCAAACTTACTTGTGTTTGAGGACAAACTTGACGTTCTTGTAGGCGAAGGCCACCAGGTAGGTGCTGACCAGAGTCATGACGGTGTACAACACTGCAGACTGGACAAGGTCCATGTGCCAAATCCTCCAGAAGAGCCCTGGAGACAGTCACCCACACTTATTCAATACCTATCACATAGCATACTAAACATTAAGTCAGTGACTGTGCAGGGTGCCTTCTAACCTTCTCTTTGTCCAACAAGCTTGTTTTGGATAACTAGACTAGATAATGACGTCATAATGTCAGTTTGTTCAGGTCTGCCTTTCTATCAGTTATTACCTTAACTTGTCCCAACACCTACCCAAGGTCTTTTTATCACAAAAAAACTTTCTAGTCCGGTAGTGTTGCTAATTTTTCCTCTGTTCTCTTGATTCCTGACTAAACTGACTCTGTTTTTCCTTTATCAACCTGATTTTTCACTCATTTCCCAGGTCTGCCTGCTGCTAaattaagctaagctaagctaagctaa
It includes:
- the kcnab1a gene encoding voltage-gated potassium channel subunit beta-1a isoform X4, with protein sequence MIYRNLGKSGLRVSCLGLGTWVTFGGQITDEVAEQLMTIAYESGMNLFDTAEVYAGGRAEVILGNIIKKKCWRRSSLVITTKLYWGGKAETERGLSRKHIIEGLKGSLQRMQLEYVDVVFANRPDSNTPMEEIVRAMTYVINQGMAMYWGTSRWTAMEIMEAYSVARQFNLIPPICEQAEYHLFQREKVEVQLPELYHKIGVGAMTWSPLACGIITGKYENGIPESSRASMKSYQWLKEKIVSEDGRKQQAKLKELNHIAEKLGCTLPQLAVAWCLRNEGVSSVLLGTSNPEQLTENLGAIQVLPKMTSHVVSEIDHILGNRPYSKKDYRS
- the kcnab1a gene encoding voltage-gated potassium channel subunit beta-1a isoform X1 codes for the protein MLAARSSGGGVSGSHQPPHVHRKQSVSSLSGPKAHRSHSQDAKRSSSSGKQGAQTRHKAALIREMETSWYLKMFGLGKQETVAHQTGMPYRNLGKSGLRVSCLGLGTWVTFGGQITDEVAEQLMTIAYESGMNLFDTAEVYAGGRAEVILGNIIKKKCWRRSSLVITTKLYWGGKAETERGLSRKHIIEGLKGSLQRMQLEYVDVVFANRPDSNTPMEEIVRAMTYVINQGMAMYWGTSRWTAMEIMEAYSVARQFNLIPPICEQAEYHLFQREKVEVQLPELYHKIGVGAMTWSPLACGIITGKYENGIPESSRASMKSYQWLKEKIVSEDGRKQQAKLKELNHIAEKLGCTLPQLAVAWCLRNEGVSSVLLGTSNPEQLTENLGAIQVLPKMTSHVVSEIDHILGNRPYSKKDYRS
- the kcnab1a gene encoding voltage-gated potassium channel subunit beta-1a isoform X3, whose product is MQVSIACTDHNLKRGNGDHSKQNATSPNVVNQARAKFRTVAIIARSFGSFTPRHISLKESTGKHTGMKYRNLGKSGLRVSCLGLGTWVTFGGQITDEVAEQLMTIAYESGMNLFDTAEVYAGGRAEVILGNIIKKKCWRRSSLVITTKLYWGGKAETERGLSRKHIIEEIVRAMTYVINQGMAMYWGTSRWTAMEIMEAYSVARQFNLIPPICEQAEYHLFQREKVEVQLPELYHKIGVGAMTWSPLACGIITGKYENGIPESSRASMKSYQWLKEKIVSEDGRKQQAKLKELNHIAEKLGCTLPQLAVAWCLRNEGVSSVLLGTSNPEQLTENLGAIQVLPKMTSHVVSEIDHILGNRPYSKKDYRS
- the kcnab1a gene encoding voltage-gated potassium channel subunit beta-1a isoform X2 — encoded protein: MQVSIACTDHNLKRGNGDHSKQNATSPNVVNQARAKFRTVAIIARSFGSFTPRHISLKESTGKHTGMKYRNLGKSGLRVSCLGLGTWVTFGGQITDEVAEQLMTIAYESGMNLFDTAEVYAGGRAEVILGNIIKKKCWRRSSLVITTKLYWGGKAETERGLSRKHIIEGLKGSLQRMQLEYVDVVFANRPDSNTPMEEIVRAMTYVINQGMAMYWGTSRWTAMEIMEAYSVARQFNLIPPICEQAEYHLFQREKVEVQLPELYHKIGVGAMTWSPLACGIITGKYENGIPESSRASMKSYQWLKEKIVSEDGRKQQAKLKELNHIAEKLGCTLPQLAVAWCLRNEGVSSVLLGTSNPEQLTENLGAIQVLPKMTSHVVSEIDHILGNRPYSKKDYRS
- the ssr3 gene encoding translocon-associated protein subunit gamma codes for the protein MPAKGSTKQQSEEDLLLQDFSRNLSAKSTALFYGNALIVSAIPIWLFWRIWHMDLVQSAVLYTVMTLVSTYLVAFAYKNVKFVLKHKVAQKREDAVSKEVTRKLSEADNRKMSRKEKDERILWKKNEVADYEATTFSIFYNNTLFLVLVIIASFFLLKNFNPTVNYILSISASSGLIALLSTGSK